One genomic region from Natrinema caseinilyticum encodes:
- a CDS encoding DUF5789 family protein, with translation MPDPTENDRTRELGIEFGSLARQLEQHEYPATCEELIEAYGTEVLRFQNGEQSLEEVLNKVPAARFASVTEARMAIFNNVADDAIGRKGYSDRTPPALGERTERSEQSF, from the coding sequence ATGCCCGATCCGACCGAGAACGACCGAACGAGAGAGCTCGGAATCGAATTCGGTTCGCTCGCGCGACAACTCGAGCAACACGAGTATCCGGCCACGTGCGAGGAACTGATCGAGGCCTACGGAACCGAAGTCCTCCGCTTCCAGAACGGCGAACAGTCCCTCGAGGAGGTCCTGAACAAGGTGCCTGCGGCGCGATTCGCGTCGGTAACGGAAGCCCGGATGGCCATCTTCAACAACGTCGCCGACGACGCCATCGGACGGAAAGGTTACAGCGACCGCACGCCACCGGCGCTCGGCGAACGGACGGAGCGATCGGAACAGTCGTTCTGA
- a CDS encoding M48 family metallopeptidase, which produces MPARRTGTRLLMALVGLFLLLWYLGLAALSYWAISILRDSAPSPATTLLLILTVAIVAGVLSYRFGTKQLLSRLEAVELPRSHAPAFYRRLDRLESRMDVGSPTVLIARLPTPNAFALGSARNGVIVLDRSLFRLLSLDELEVLVAHEFAHLESHDAFVQTLAYSVFRTVAGLVFLVLVPWLVAMVGIARAVAWIRGTPRSWSRTLFGRLLGLIEGGVVVTLLALTLVVRAHSRRREYAADDRAVAVTGKPVALARALRTIERASLSEHGLLATLYVHSEEDALGRLLATHPSTDDRVERLVSRSGSGGRRTRPSSRSVTDRE; this is translated from the coding sequence ATGCCCGCTCGTCGAACCGGAACCCGACTCCTGATGGCGCTGGTCGGTTTGTTCCTGTTGCTGTGGTATCTGGGGCTCGCGGCCCTCAGCTACTGGGCGATCTCGATACTCCGCGATTCTGCACCCAGTCCGGCTACGACGCTGCTTTTGATCCTCACCGTCGCCATCGTCGCCGGCGTGTTGAGCTACCGGTTCGGGACAAAACAACTCCTTTCGAGGCTGGAGGCGGTCGAACTACCGCGATCCCACGCGCCGGCGTTCTACCGCCGCCTCGATCGCCTCGAGTCCCGAATGGACGTCGGTTCTCCCACGGTCCTGATCGCGCGATTGCCGACGCCCAACGCGTTCGCGCTGGGGAGCGCACGAAACGGCGTCATCGTCCTCGACCGCTCGCTCTTTCGGCTGCTGTCGCTCGACGAACTGGAGGTCCTGGTCGCCCACGAGTTCGCCCATCTCGAGAGTCACGACGCGTTCGTCCAGACGCTCGCATACAGCGTCTTTCGGACGGTCGCTGGACTCGTCTTCCTCGTGCTCGTCCCCTGGCTCGTGGCGATGGTGGGCATCGCTCGAGCGGTCGCGTGGATTCGCGGAACTCCACGGTCGTGGTCGCGAACGCTGTTCGGGCGACTGCTCGGCCTCATCGAGGGCGGAGTGGTGGTGACCCTGCTTGCGCTGACGCTCGTCGTTCGCGCACACTCGCGTCGCCGAGAGTACGCCGCCGACGATCGAGCGGTAGCAGTCACCGGGAAGCCGGTGGCGCTCGCCCGGGCTCTCAGGACGATCGAACGCGCGTCGCTGTCCGAGCACGGCTTGCTCGCGACGTTATACGTTCACTCCGAGGAGGATGCACTGGGTCGTCTTCTCGCGACGCACCCCTCGACGGACGACCGTGTCGAACGGCTGGTCTCTCGATCCGGATCCGGCGGTCGAAGGACGCGCCCGTCGTCTCGATCGGTGACGGACCGGGAGTGA
- a CDS encoding aldehyde ferredoxin oxidoreductase C-terminal domain-containing protein, with translation MLHAEGPLLTVDVGERTATETNIDDLLETLVGGRAAATALAHDRIPFDADPFGPENRAYLSTGPLQQSRMSFTGRMNMTGLSPLTDGLVSTNAGGYLSRNFVGTGISVLEVVGESDDLIAVHVTDEGVEFEAVPELEGATVPETSDYMADRHDLGPDNCIAIGPAGENRVRFASVMTFDSRAFGRGGLGAVLGSKNVKCVTFEGDAEPPVEIPNPPEMDVHSEAAQSDDLMRRQGTTGNTEFINENFALPTRYFQGYEFEHAAGIGGSAVEEKKYKKGACSACAYACKLPTRDEETGVETEGPEFETVYAFGSSQGVGDIVDVMQANELCDTLGMDTISAGVTVAAYLASEDEFGNAELAREMTEKIAYREGIGDTLAEGVDRCHDDLGVGNYTVKGMEFAAHDGRVLHGQGLSYAVANRGADHMYAGMLSLEYSGQLDPEGTLGKAETLVREENASAFRDTGIVCAFGSDYLTEDRLETLFDADHDDLLEIGARTVRFERHFNNRRGFDRDEDGLPYEIPDLDDAIAEYYAARGWTDDGTVPETAIERVAPSAD, from the coding sequence ATGCTCCACGCCGAAGGACCGCTGCTCACCGTCGACGTCGGTGAGCGAACCGCGACCGAGACGAACATCGACGACCTGCTCGAGACCCTCGTCGGCGGGCGGGCCGCTGCGACGGCGCTCGCCCACGATCGGATCCCGTTCGACGCGGATCCGTTCGGTCCCGAAAACCGAGCGTACCTCTCGACCGGACCGCTCCAACAGTCGCGCATGTCGTTTACCGGCCGGATGAACATGACGGGGCTGTCGCCGTTGACCGACGGGCTCGTTTCGACGAACGCCGGCGGCTACCTCTCACGAAACTTCGTCGGAACAGGGATCAGCGTCCTCGAGGTCGTCGGCGAGAGCGACGACCTCATCGCCGTCCACGTGACCGACGAGGGCGTCGAGTTCGAGGCGGTACCGGAACTCGAGGGGGCGACGGTCCCGGAAACGTCGGACTATATGGCCGACCGGCACGACCTCGGTCCCGACAACTGCATCGCTATCGGGCCCGCGGGCGAGAATCGGGTCCGGTTCGCGTCGGTGATGACGTTCGACTCGCGGGCGTTCGGTCGGGGCGGACTCGGGGCCGTTCTCGGGTCGAAAAACGTCAAGTGCGTCACCTTCGAGGGGGACGCGGAACCGCCGGTCGAGATTCCGAACCCGCCGGAGATGGACGTCCACAGCGAGGCGGCACAGTCGGACGACCTGATGCGCCGGCAGGGAACGACGGGCAACACCGAGTTCATCAACGAAAACTTCGCGCTGCCGACGCGATACTTCCAGGGGTACGAATTCGAACACGCGGCGGGCATCGGCGGAAGCGCCGTCGAGGAGAAGAAGTACAAGAAAGGTGCGTGTTCGGCCTGCGCGTACGCCTGCAAGCTCCCGACGCGGGACGAAGAAACCGGCGTCGAGACCGAAGGGCCGGAGTTCGAGACCGTCTACGCCTTCGGCTCGAGCCAGGGCGTCGGCGACATCGTCGACGTGATGCAGGCGAACGAACTCTGTGACACGCTGGGGATGGACACGATCTCCGCCGGCGTTACCGTTGCGGCCTACCTCGCCAGTGAAGACGAGTTCGGCAACGCGGAACTCGCACGCGAAATGACGGAGAAAATCGCCTACCGCGAGGGGATCGGCGACACGCTCGCGGAGGGCGTCGACCGCTGTCACGACGACCTCGGGGTCGGCAACTACACCGTCAAGGGAATGGAGTTCGCCGCACACGACGGGCGCGTCCTCCACGGCCAGGGTCTCTCCTACGCCGTCGCGAACCGGGGCGCAGACCACATGTACGCCGGAATGCTCTCTCTCGAGTACAGCGGTCAACTCGATCCGGAGGGCACACTCGGCAAAGCGGAGACCCTCGTGCGGGAGGAAAACGCGTCCGCGTTCCGTGACACCGGAATCGTCTGTGCGTTCGGCAGCGACTACCTGACCGAGGACCGTCTCGAAACGCTGTTCGACGCCGACCACGACGACCTCCTCGAGATCGGCGCCCGAACGGTTCGCTTCGAGCGCCACTTCAACAATCGACGCGGCTTCGACCGAGACGAAGACGGGCTCCCGTACGAAATCCCCGATCTCGACGACGCGATCGCGGAGTACTACGCGGCTCGAGGCTGGACGGACGACGGAACCGTCCCCGAAACGGCGATCGAACGGGTCGCGCCGTCCGCCGACTGA
- a CDS encoding HAD family hydrolase, with product MNYDAVLFDFDGVVVEAPSSQRLSDALGRTYEKLERSGPAPETIQAFLRGDFESIARRCRSLGIEADVFCARAAREMVRAQRDEVERGLRSAYDDVTAVRSLEAPLGIVSDNHPTVISTLLDRFGLRSAFETVYGCPLTSDGLARRKPDPTNIEAAMTALEADDALYVGDRDVDVRAADNAGIDSALVTRDEGDRPRTDANPTYHLTSLAGLPAILE from the coding sequence ATGAACTACGACGCAGTCCTGTTCGACTTCGACGGGGTCGTCGTCGAGGCCCCCTCGTCCCAGCGACTGTCCGACGCGCTCGGTCGAACGTACGAGAAACTCGAGCGATCCGGGCCGGCGCCGGAGACGATCCAGGCTTTTCTGCGCGGCGACTTCGAGTCGATCGCTCGGCGGTGTCGCAGCCTCGGTATCGAAGCGGACGTGTTCTGCGCCCGGGCCGCCCGCGAGATGGTGAGGGCCCAGCGTGACGAGGTCGAGCGCGGGTTGCGTTCGGCCTACGACGACGTCACCGCGGTCCGATCGCTCGAGGCACCGCTCGGGATCGTCAGTGACAACCACCCGACCGTGATCTCGACGCTGCTCGACCGATTCGGCCTTCGGTCGGCGTTCGAGACCGTCTACGGGTGTCCGCTGACGTCGGACGGGTTGGCTCGACGAAAACCCGATCCGACGAACATCGAAGCCGCGATGACCGCCCTCGAGGCGGACGACGCGCTCTACGTCGGCGACCGGGACGTCGACGTGCGAGCGGCCGACAACGCCGGTATCGACTCGGCACTGGTCACTCGCGACGAGGGCGACCGACCGCGGACGGACGCGAACCCGACCTATCACCTCACGTCGCTCGCTGGCCTCCCAGCGATTCTCGAGTAA
- a CDS encoding sugar-transfer associated ATP-grasp domain-containing protein, with product MDLVRACQTIGQVNKLLQAERRSGSSFDLSLGERQWLYRHGFLQQSGVIYSLELNDPSEYLTDYQRFVRTKRINGRHWNALLENKLAFHRLMSEFPDHRPAVYGLLADGRFHAVDRIDDRPRVTDGGLELEQSSASALSRPTTEPIDWLTETLSDGERIVLKRFRGDGGDDVHFVARADDEYVFDGTRMTELALAKTLSDFEEYLVCEYVDQADYAAELFAETTNTIRIVTMFDDREGAAFIPMAVQRIGTADSAPVDNFSKGGLSARIDRTTGTLSEAATHTTDGSLDWHRTHPASGVRIQGTAVPGWARIRDRLLEIAETFSHIPYVGWDLVVTAEGEFQILEANSHPDVTALQVHRPLLADDRTRRFYRDHGVI from the coding sequence ATGGACCTCGTCCGAGCCTGCCAAACTATCGGTCAGGTGAACAAACTACTTCAGGCGGAACGACGGAGCGGGTCGTCGTTCGACCTGTCTCTGGGGGAGCGGCAGTGGCTCTATCGACACGGATTTCTACAACAGTCCGGCGTCATATATTCACTCGAGCTGAACGATCCCAGCGAGTATCTCACTGATTACCAGCGGTTCGTCCGAACGAAGCGAATCAACGGGCGCCACTGGAACGCATTACTCGAGAACAAACTCGCGTTTCATCGTCTCATGAGCGAGTTTCCCGATCATCGGCCGGCCGTGTACGGGCTGCTCGCCGACGGCCGATTTCACGCGGTCGATCGGATCGACGATCGGCCACGAGTGACCGATGGCGGACTCGAACTGGAGCAATCGTCTGCGTCGGCGCTCTCACGACCGACCACAGAACCGATCGACTGGCTCACCGAGACGCTGTCCGACGGGGAACGAATCGTTCTGAAGCGGTTTCGAGGCGACGGCGGGGACGACGTCCACTTCGTCGCGCGGGCGGACGACGAATACGTCTTCGACGGCACGCGGATGACCGAGTTAGCCCTCGCGAAGACGCTCTCCGATTTCGAGGAGTACCTCGTCTGCGAGTACGTCGACCAGGCGGACTACGCAGCGGAACTGTTCGCCGAGACGACGAACACGATCCGAATCGTGACCATGTTCGACGACCGGGAGGGAGCGGCGTTCATCCCGATGGCGGTCCAGCGGATCGGAACGGCCGATTCGGCTCCGGTCGACAACTTTTCGAAAGGGGGGTTGAGCGCCAGAATCGATCGGACGACCGGCACTCTCAGCGAGGCCGCCACGCACACGACCGACGGGTCGCTCGACTGGCATCGAACCCATCCCGCTTCCGGCGTGCGCATCCAGGGGACGGCGGTTCCGGGTTGGGCCCGGATTCGTGACCGACTGCTCGAGATCGCGGAGACGTTCTCGCACATTCCGTACGTCGGTTGGGACCTGGTCGTCACCGCCGAGGGCGAATTCCAGATTCTCGAGGCGAACAGTCACCCGGACGTCACCGCGTTGCAAGTCCACCGACCGCTGCTGGCCGACGACCGAACGCGGCGATTCTACCGCGATCACGGCGTGATCTGA
- a CDS encoding FAD-dependent oxidoreductase, protein MSDQLSRESPREESLWLATTPTTEYGPLEDGLGVDVAVLGGGITGLTAAINLTEAGRTVAVLEADRIVESTTGHTTAKLTAQHGLLYDGLVSRFGEERARQYARANEAAIGEVRRRVVDGAIDCDFRRTQAYVYADSPDDRATVRDEAAAARRIGLPASYVEDTPLPFDVDGAVRFDEQAEFHPRKYLLRIAEEIHDAGSYVFEETRALDVNPGSPCQVETDRGDVIADDVVVATHFPVLDRAGYFARMHPHRAYLLAVRVAETPLEGMYYSTGSPPATMRTYSHTTAAGGGPGTDELLLVGGQSHKPGLDGPPASERYRRCEAFAREHFTVESVEYRWSTMDYSPVDRVPFVGRIDPLADNVYVGTGFGGWGMTGGTAAGMILSDLITEGSSPWADVFDPQRLTPGAAAKNFLAENAKVGGSFVGDRITSLLATLESGGKDDLSPGEARVVRRGSQPVGLYRDESGATHVVSATCPHMGCLVRWNDAERTWDCPCHGSRFGHDGDVLSGPALEGLLYRKL, encoded by the coding sequence ATGTCGGACCAGCTCTCACGGGAGTCCCCGCGCGAAGAGTCGCTCTGGCTCGCGACGACGCCGACGACCGAGTACGGTCCCCTCGAGGACGGGTTGGGCGTCGACGTGGCCGTTCTCGGCGGCGGCATCACTGGCCTGACCGCGGCGATCAATCTGACCGAGGCCGGACGGACCGTCGCGGTCCTCGAGGCCGATCGGATCGTCGAGAGTACCACCGGACACACGACGGCCAAGCTCACCGCACAGCACGGGTTGCTCTACGACGGGCTCGTCTCGCGGTTCGGCGAGGAGCGGGCGCGCCAGTACGCCCGTGCGAACGAGGCGGCGATCGGCGAGGTTCGACGACGCGTGGTGGACGGTGCCATCGACTGTGACTTCCGTCGCACGCAAGCGTACGTCTATGCCGATTCGCCGGACGACAGGGCGACAGTTCGAGACGAAGCGGCGGCCGCCCGGCGCATCGGCCTCCCCGCCTCGTACGTCGAGGACACGCCGTTGCCGTTCGACGTCGACGGGGCGGTTCGCTTCGACGAACAGGCCGAATTTCACCCGCGGAAGTATCTCCTCCGAATCGCCGAAGAGATCCACGACGCCGGAAGTTACGTCTTCGAGGAAACGCGCGCGCTCGACGTCAACCCCGGTTCGCCGTGTCAGGTCGAGACGGATCGCGGCGACGTGATCGCCGACGACGTCGTGGTCGCGACGCACTTCCCCGTTCTGGATCGCGCCGGCTACTTCGCGCGGATGCACCCTCACCGCGCGTATCTGCTCGCCGTCCGGGTCGCGGAGACGCCCCTGGAGGGGATGTACTACAGCACCGGTTCACCGCCGGCAACGATGCGAACGTATTCTCACACGACGGCCGCCGGTGGTGGTCCTGGGACCGACGAACTCCTACTCGTCGGGGGCCAGAGCCACAAGCCGGGACTCGACGGTCCGCCGGCCTCCGAGCGGTACCGGCGCTGTGAGGCGTTCGCCCGCGAGCACTTTACCGTCGAATCGGTCGAGTACCGCTGGTCGACCATGGACTATTCGCCGGTCGATCGGGTGCCGTTCGTCGGGCGAATCGATCCGCTGGCGGACAACGTCTACGTCGGCACCGGGTTCGGCGGCTGGGGGATGACGGGGGGCACTGCCGCGGGCATGATCCTCTCCGATCTTATCACGGAGGGGTCGAGCCCCTGGGCCGACGTGTTCGATCCCCAGCGCCTCACGCCCGGGGCCGCTGCGAAGAACTTCCTCGCGGAGAACGCGAAAGTCGGCGGCAGCTTCGTCGGCGATCGGATCACGTCGCTGCTCGCGACGCTCGAGTCGGGCGGCAAAGACGACCTCTCACCCGGCGAGGCCCGCGTCGTCCGCCGTGGGAGTCAACCGGTGGGCCTCTACCGCGACGAGAGCGGCGCGACCCACGTCGTCTCGGCGACCTGTCCCCACATGGGCTGTCTCGTCCGCTGGAACGACGCCGAACGGACCTGGGACTGCCCCTGTCACGGCTCCCGATTCGGCCACGACGGCGACGTCCTCTCGGGACCCGCGCTCGAGGGGTTGCTGTACCGAAAACTCTGA
- a CDS encoding FAD-dependent oxidoreductase: MPDVAIVGGGPAGLSAALFTGKNGLETIVFDTDETWMHKAHLFNYPGIRSISGEEFMKLTRGQVRDRGADVRVGEEVTDIESDDDGFRIETDDTEYVADYVVLATGADRSVAEDLEVEFDDEGTVDVDLQMETSVDDLYATGAMVRAEEWQAVIAAGDGASAALNILSKEKGEHFHDFDVPDDVPGLESE; this comes from the coding sequence ATGCCAGATGTCGCAATCGTCGGCGGCGGCCCCGCGGGATTGAGCGCGGCGCTCTTCACCGGAAAGAACGGCCTCGAGACCATCGTTTTCGACACGGACGAGACGTGGATGCACAAGGCCCACCTGTTCAACTATCCAGGTATTCGAAGTATCAGCGGCGAGGAGTTCATGAAACTCACGCGCGGGCAGGTCCGCGACCGCGGCGCGGACGTTCGAGTCGGCGAGGAAGTGACGGACATCGAGTCGGACGACGACGGGTTCCGGATCGAGACCGACGATACCGAGTACGTGGCGGACTACGTCGTCCTCGCGACCGGCGCGGATCGCTCGGTCGCCGAGGATCTCGAGGTGGAGTTCGACGACGAGGGGACCGTCGACGTCGACCTGCAGATGGAAACGAGCGTCGACGATCTGTACGCGACCGGCGCGATGGTCAGGGCCGAAGAGTGGCAGGCCGTGATCGCGGCGGGAGACGGCGCATCGGCGGCGCTCAACATACTCAGCAAAGAGAAGGGCGAACACTTCCACGACTTCGACGTCCCCGACGACGTCCCGGGCCTCGAGTCCGAGTGA
- a CDS encoding GNAT family N-acetyltransferase: protein MYVRDAKNREEVWLLDHIESMGLDETAFRSRDYVVAVDEESGEKAGFGRIRVHKPDEESAEAVCELTSIGVLEGWHKQGVGAHVVERLVEYAGDEGFETVYALTGEGAYLAQFGFQRIEESALPGILRDRLTAKRDGSDPDAVPLSIDVTEFRMPKRLRDAFKRAPEGREEAGSEEAPEDFGIDPDSATYKYDTGR from the coding sequence ATGTACGTCCGGGACGCGAAAAACAGAGAGGAGGTCTGGTTGCTGGATCACATCGAGTCGATGGGACTCGACGAAACGGCGTTCCGCTCGCGCGACTACGTCGTCGCGGTCGACGAGGAATCGGGCGAAAAGGCCGGTTTCGGCCGCATCCGCGTCCACAAACCCGACGAGGAATCGGCCGAAGCTGTGTGCGAACTAACCAGCATCGGCGTCCTCGAGGGCTGGCACAAGCAAGGCGTTGGGGCTCACGTCGTCGAGCGTCTCGTGGAATACGCCGGTGACGAGGGCTTCGAAACCGTCTACGCCCTGACCGGGGAAGGCGCGTACCTCGCCCAGTTCGGGTTCCAGCGGATCGAGGAATCCGCCCTCCCTGGGATCTTACGGGACCGTCTCACGGCCAAACGCGACGGCTCCGACCCGGACGCGGTGCCGCTGTCCATCGACGTCACCGAGTTTCGGATGCCGAAACGGCTCCGAGACGCGTTCAAGCGAGCCCCGGAGGGACGCGAGGAAGCCGGTAGCGAGGAAGCTCCCGAGGACTTCGGGATCGATCCCGATTCAGCTACGTACAAGTACGACACGGGCAGATAG
- a CDS encoding MoaD/ThiS family protein has translation MQLECLFFGPFRDDIGRKTVYHETDAETVGELLIELETAFPELEGRLLGDDGSGLAGETVVTKDKKHVTHLDGLDTSIAADDVIRLVPSVYGG, from the coding sequence GTGCAACTCGAGTGTCTCTTCTTCGGGCCGTTTCGAGACGACATCGGCCGGAAGACCGTCTACCACGAGACGGACGCCGAAACCGTCGGTGAACTGCTGATCGAACTCGAGACTGCGTTTCCGGAACTCGAGGGACGGCTCCTCGGCGACGACGGGAGCGGACTGGCGGGCGAGACGGTCGTGACGAAAGACAAGAAACACGTCACCCATCTCGATGGCCTCGACACGAGCATCGCGGCGGACGACGTGATTCGACTCGTGCCATCGGTGTACGGCGGGTGA
- a CDS encoding acyl-CoA mutase large subunit family protein produces MFDPDELEEIRASKDEWHEAEVEPVLERFGERKETFTTDTGGQEVDRLYTPADVGDLDYESDLGNPGEPPYTRGVYSTGYRGRLWTMRQYAGFSTPEDTNERYHYLLDQGQTGLSMAFDLPTQMGYDSDAEMAAGEIGKAGVAIDSLSDMETVFDGIPLDEVSTSMTINAPASVLLAMYIAVGDQQGVDREELRGTIQNDLLKEYIARNTYIYPPEPSMRIITDIFEFCAAETPKFNTISISGYHIREAGSTAAQELAFTLGNGIEYVETAIEAGLDVDEFAPQLSFFFNGHNNIFEEVAKFRAARRMWHDIIEERFDPDDPKSKQLKFHTQTAGSMLTAQQIENNVVRVAYQALAAVLGGTQSLHTNGKDEALALPTEESVRTALRTQQILAHESGAADTIDPLAGSYYVESLTDEVEADAYEILEDVEERGGMLEAVEQQWVQRQIQDTAFDRQKEIEEKERIIVGVNEFEVDEEPEMDVQEITEDDQQRQIDRLESVRGERDDEAVDAALEALRDATQSDQNLMPYIIDAVKAYATVGEICNVMRDEFGEYQPGSAV; encoded by the coding sequence ATGTTCGATCCCGACGAACTCGAGGAGATTCGTGCCAGCAAGGACGAGTGGCACGAGGCGGAAGTCGAACCCGTCCTCGAGCGGTTCGGCGAGCGCAAGGAAACGTTTACGACTGATACGGGCGGTCAGGAGGTCGATCGGCTCTATACGCCTGCGGACGTGGGCGATCTCGACTACGAATCCGACCTGGGAAATCCGGGCGAGCCGCCGTACACGCGCGGGGTGTACTCCACGGGCTACCGCGGTCGATTGTGGACGATGCGCCAGTACGCGGGATTCTCGACGCCCGAGGACACCAACGAACGGTACCACTATCTGCTCGACCAGGGCCAGACCGGTCTCTCGATGGCGTTCGACCTGCCGACGCAGATGGGCTACGACTCCGATGCGGAGATGGCCGCCGGCGAAATCGGCAAGGCGGGCGTCGCGATCGACTCCCTGTCGGACATGGAGACCGTCTTCGACGGCATTCCGCTCGACGAGGTCTCGACGTCGATGACGATCAACGCGCCGGCGTCGGTGCTGCTCGCGATGTACATCGCGGTCGGTGACCAGCAAGGCGTCGACCGCGAAGAACTGCGAGGGACGATCCAGAACGACCTCCTCAAAGAGTACATCGCGCGCAACACGTACATCTACCCGCCGGAGCCGTCGATGCGGATCATCACGGATATCTTCGAGTTCTGTGCCGCCGAGACTCCGAAGTTCAACACCATCTCGATCTCGGGCTATCACATTCGCGAAGCCGGGTCGACGGCCGCCCAGGAACTCGCTTTCACGCTGGGGAACGGTATCGAGTACGTCGAGACGGCGATCGAAGCCGGACTGGACGTCGACGAGTTCGCGCCGCAGCTCTCGTTCTTCTTCAACGGCCACAACAACATCTTCGAGGAGGTCGCGAAGTTCCGCGCCGCTCGCCGGATGTGGCACGACATCATCGAGGAGCGCTTCGATCCCGACGACCCCAAATCGAAGCAGCTCAAATTCCACACCCAGACCGCCGGGTCGATGCTGACCGCCCAACAGATCGAGAACAACGTCGTCCGCGTCGCCTATCAGGCGCTCGCGGCCGTCCTCGGGGGTACCCAGAGCCTTCACACCAACGGCAAGGACGAAGCGCTGGCCCTGCCGACCGAAGAATCCGTCCGAACCGCCCTGCGAACCCAACAGATTCTCGCCCACGAATCCGGCGCGGCCGACACCATCGATCCGCTGGCGGGCAGCTACTACGTCGAATCGCTGACCGACGAGGTGGAAGCAGACGCCTACGAGATCCTAGAGGACGTCGAAGAGCGCGGCGGCATGCTCGAGGCGGTCGAGCAACAGTGGGTTCAGCGCCAGATCCAGGACACGGCCTTCGACCGCCAGAAGGAAATCGAGGAGAAAGAGCGCATCATCGTCGGCGTCAACGAGTTCGAGGTCGACGAAGAACCCGAGATGGACGTCCAGGAGATTACGGAGGACGACCAGCAGCGCCAGATCGATCGTCTCGAGAGCGTTCGCGGGGAACGCGACGACGAGGCCGTCGACGCGGCGCTCGAGGCGCTTCGCGATGCGACACAGAGCGACCAGAACCTGATGCCGTACATCATCGACGCGGTCAAGGCCTACGCGACGGTCGGCGAGATCTGTAACGTCATGCGCGACGAGTTCGGTGAGTACCAGCCCGGCAGCGCGGTCTGA
- the dnaJ gene encoding molecular chaperone DnaJ yields the protein MSEDFYDVLGVNSDASTEEIKQAYRKKATEYHPDVSDDPDAEEKFKKIQKAKQVLTDEEKRQAYDQMGHDRYEQAEKHGFDAGEAGGAGGMGGGPFGGMGGGGGLGDLFEQVFGGGGGRGRRRPRKGRDLRTELEIDLEEAYEGAEKQFTVERPEECDVCHGEGHPPEADAETCPECQGRGQVTQVQQTPLGRVQQTTTCPRCEGEGTLYSETCGECRGEGYVRTEATLSVEVPAGIQEGQTLRMEGEGAPSPEGGAHGDLLIDVSVRDHDDFEREGADLYYRLPVSFPQATFGDSVEVPTLDGAAEFDIPDGTQSGETFRLEGKGMPRLRGRGYGDLYVQVQVVTPERLNEEQREALEDFAEAGGDEIEIKDGFFEKIKRAF from the coding sequence ATGAGCGAGGACTTCTACGACGTACTCGGCGTGAACTCCGACGCGTCCACCGAGGAGATCAAGCAGGCGTATCGGAAGAAGGCCACCGAGTACCATCCGGACGTCAGCGACGATCCCGATGCCGAGGAGAAGTTCAAGAAGATCCAGAAGGCAAAGCAGGTACTGACCGACGAGGAAAAACGGCAGGCGTACGACCAGATGGGCCACGACCGCTACGAACAGGCGGAAAAGCACGGCTTCGACGCCGGCGAGGCGGGGGGAGCCGGCGGCATGGGTGGCGGCCCGTTCGGCGGTATGGGCGGCGGTGGCGGTCTCGGCGATCTCTTCGAGCAGGTTTTCGGCGGGGGCGGCGGACGCGGTCGCCGTCGGCCTCGCAAGGGTCGCGACCTGCGAACCGAACTCGAGATCGACCTCGAGGAAGCCTACGAGGGGGCTGAGAAACAGTTCACCGTCGAGCGTCCGGAAGAGTGTGACGTCTGTCACGGCGAGGGCCACCCGCCCGAGGCCGACGCCGAGACCTGTCCGGAGTGTCAGGGACGCGGGCAGGTGACGCAGGTCCAGCAAACGCCGCTGGGTCGGGTTCAGCAAACGACGACCTGCCCCCGTTGCGAAGGTGAAGGGACGCTGTACTCCGAAACCTGCGGCGAGTGCCGAGGCGAGGGGTATGTCCGTACCGAGGCGACGCTGAGCGTCGAGGTGCCGGCCGGCATTCAGGAAGGCCAGACGCTTCGCATGGAAGGAGAGGGCGCACCGAGCCCCGAGGGTGGCGCTCACGGGGATCTACTGATCGACGTTTCGGTTCGCGACCACGACGACTTCGAGCGTGAAGGTGCCGATCTGTACTATCGACTCCCGGTCTCGTTCCCGCAGGCGACGTTCGGCGACAGCGTCGAGGTCCCGACCCTGGACGGCGCCGCGGAATTCGACATCCCGGACGGAACGCAAAGCGGCGAAACGTTCCGCCTCGAGGGAAAGGGAATGCCGCGTCTCCGTGGCCGCGGATACGGCGACCTCTACGTACAGGTACAAGTCGTCACCCCCGAACGCCTCAATGAGGAGCAACGCGAGGCGCTCGAGGACTTCGCCGAAGCCGGCGGTGACGAGATAGAGATCAAGGACGGTTTCTTCGAGAAGATCAAACGCGCGTTTTGA